One Candidatus Omnitrophota bacterium genomic window carries:
- a CDS encoding SpoIIE family protein phosphatase produces MHSPLGRFRIKLIISFAGVVAIVCFVSGLFACRYASDFTLNNIRDNLIEIAQIASSGVDADELLSIPLDASGAHTPAYKHIEEALSLVQSKAPSIKYIYIFRKDRVKQGVLRFVLDVDIGTEDAGNTAQPGDEYDASNFPQLLKGFTRPSADTSVTSDNWGQFLSGYAPIRDKDGNCVAVLGVDMKAEDIHRAESGVKRHLLLSLVFGIILSLIFAYFLSGGMSCKVTALKKGFQRVAAGDLEYSVKVRGNDELSDLAVYFNKMSVDLKQHIAKLQKTTSDKERLLSELNIAKKIQQSFLPDSMPEIPGADISAMTIPAMTVGGDFYDFIPIDDNRVGIVIADVSGKGVPAALFVALSRAIIRSNASLFDSPHMMIEHANLRMIELSRSTMFETLFYAVLDTRRMTFSYANAGHNPPIVLTAPLLEASLLKAQAMPIGIRPGIVIGTETRSVCRQDMIVLYTDGVTETRNLKDEEYGTIRLMKILRDNASMASSEIIDKIKEDLKTFSQGKQQHDDMTLIVIKIL; encoded by the coding sequence ATGCACAGCCCTTTGGGCAGGTTCAGGATAAAATTAATAATATCCTTTGCGGGTGTTGTGGCTATTGTATGTTTTGTATCAGGTTTATTTGCCTGCCGTTATGCTTCGGATTTTACCCTTAACAATATCAGGGATAATCTAATAGAGATAGCCCAAATAGCCTCATCCGGAGTTGATGCCGACGAACTGCTGTCAATACCTCTTGACGCTTCGGGCGCGCATACCCCCGCGTATAAGCATATAGAAGAGGCCCTGTCCCTTGTCCAATCAAAGGCCCCATCCATAAAATATATTTATATATTTAGAAAAGATAGAGTTAAACAAGGCGTGTTGAGGTTTGTCCTTGATGTTGATATTGGCACAGAAGATGCCGGAAACACTGCCCAGCCTGGTGACGAATATGACGCGTCAAATTTTCCCCAGCTCTTGAAAGGTTTTACCCGTCCGTCGGCAGACACGTCGGTTACAAGCGATAACTGGGGGCAGTTCCTTTCAGGTTATGCCCCGATTCGGGACAAAGACGGAAACTGCGTGGCCGTTCTCGGAGTTGACATGAAGGCCGAGGATATACATCGCGCAGAATCGGGGGTTAAAAGGCATCTTTTATTAAGCCTTGTGTTTGGAATTATACTTTCTTTGATATTTGCGTATTTTTTATCAGGCGGGATGTCCTGCAAAGTAACGGCGCTCAAGAAAGGATTCCAAAGGGTTGCCGCCGGCGACCTTGAATATTCAGTAAAGGTAAGAGGCAATGACGAATTATCGGATTTGGCGGTTTATTTCAACAAAATGTCGGTTGATTTGAAACAGCATATCGCAAAATTGCAAAAAACCACATCCGATAAAGAAAGATTGTTGAGCGAATTGAATATAGCCAAAAAAATACAACAGAGTTTTTTGCCGGATTCAATGCCGGAAATCCCAGGCGCCGATATATCCGCTATGACCATTCCGGCGATGACGGTTGGGGGGGATTTTTATGATTTTATACCGATAGATGACAACAGAGTCGGAATAGTGATAGCCGATGTCTCCGGCAAGGGCGTCCCAGCCGCCCTTTTTGTGGCCTTATCAAGGGCCATAATAAGGTCAAATGCCTCATTGTTTGACTCTCCGCATATGATGATTGAACATGCCAATTTGCGCATGATAGAGTTGTCAAGAAGCACTATGTTTGAGACATTGTTTTACGCCGTTCTTGACACAAGGCGCATGACTTTTAGCTATGCCAACGCCGGGCATAACCCGCCCATTGTGCTGACGGCGCCGCTCCTGGAAGCCAGTCTGTTGAAAGCGCAGGCAATGCCTATAGGTATCAGGCCAGGCATAGTAATAGGGACCGAAACGCGGTCTGTCTGCAGGCAGGATATGATTGTATTATATACCGACGGTGTTACCGAAACGAGAAATCTAAAAGATGAGGAATACGGCACTATCAGACTGATGAAGATCCTGCGGGATAATGCCTCAATGGCATCATCGGAGATCATAGATAAAATAAAAGAGGATCTTAAAACGTTTTCTCAGGGTAAGCAGCAGCATGATGATATGACATTGATCGTGATTAAGATCCTGTGA
- a CDS encoding diguanylate cyclase produces MRSSMVSRENRKKLARKRLFKKIRLRGIRFFRDYSVRRYAITLACCLIVLFLFQMRSLDKVELILLDYRFRLIPPQPLSQEIVSIDIAQDSIDHLGRWPWDRNWHAGMITALKEFNARAVFYDVIFSEPTNDAYDAVMSESLAHAGNVYLPYAFKVEAMDSRKAITDNDIYGIDASMPQFALLAKGTGFINILPDPDGILRRVPLIIEYNGKRYFQSAFCLACDLLGVSEKEIIVKKGKYIRLPVNGKEGVRARNIDIPIDTNYQMVINWPGRWKESFRHFSFFDVIKSFSMVCKNQHPIVPADSLSGKICVVGMSVSGLIDIKPTPLEPLYPAMGVNACILDNIFRSDFCRFVPNALTVLLIVFMAFFTTLLLSLYHLVRGLLSAAALLCCFCAASIMVFLYSGVLVNITYPAFAMIFTYTGIMIYNEFRIMVEKRRFFDMAITDALTGLYQKSHFNTLMKSVFSDRRSRKNKTGAMSLIVADIDHFKQINDTYGHLFGDMVLRGVARTIKSVCRPLDICARYGGEEFIIMLPQTTAKEAMGFAERIRKAVENKIFRYMKRSCKVTISLGVAELDREKNQQLLVQKADTALYQAKARGRNTVCKG; encoded by the coding sequence TTGAGGTCAAGCATGGTAAGCCGGGAGAATAGGAAAAAGCTCGCCAGAAAAAGATTATTTAAAAAAATCAGATTGCGCGGGATCAGGTTTTTTAGAGATTATTCCGTAAGAAGGTACGCCATAACCCTTGCCTGCTGTCTTATCGTATTATTTTTATTCCAGATGCGCTCCCTTGACAAGGTTGAACTGATACTGCTTGATTACAGGTTCCGCTTAATCCCCCCCCAACCCTTAAGCCAAGAGATAGTTTCTATTGATATAGCCCAGGACAGTATTGATCATCTGGGCCGCTGGCCCTGGGACAGGAATTGGCATGCCGGCATGATAACGGCTTTAAAAGAGTTTAATGCTCGCGCGGTATTCTATGATGTAATATTCAGCGAACCGACGAATGATGCCTATGACGCGGTCATGTCAGAGTCTTTAGCCCATGCGGGCAATGTCTATCTGCCGTACGCGTTTAAGGTTGAGGCTATGGACTCCCGCAAGGCGATAACCGATAACGATATATACGGCATAGATGCCAGTATGCCTCAATTCGCCCTTCTTGCAAAGGGCACGGGATTTATTAATATACTGCCTGACCCCGATGGTATTTTGCGAAGGGTGCCTCTTATCATTGAATATAATGGCAAACGTTATTTTCAGTCAGCTTTTTGCCTTGCCTGCGACCTGCTGGGTGTTTCCGAGAAAGAAATTATCGTAAAGAAGGGAAAATATATAAGGCTTCCCGTTAACGGCAAAGAAGGCGTTAGGGCGCGCAATATAGATATACCTATAGATACGAATTATCAGATGGTGATAAACTGGCCCGGCCGGTGGAAAGAGAGTTTCAGGCATTTTTCGTTTTTTGATGTAATAAAATCGTTTTCCATGGTGTGCAAGAACCAGCACCCTATTGTTCCCGCCGATTCCTTAAGCGGCAAGATATGCGTTGTAGGCATGTCTGTATCAGGGCTTATAGATATAAAACCCACGCCGCTTGAACCGCTGTATCCGGCAATGGGCGTAAATGCATGTATACTGGATAATATTTTTAGGTCTGATTTTTGCCGGTTTGTTCCCAATGCCCTGACCGTATTGCTTATTGTTTTTATGGCTTTTTTTACCACACTGCTTTTATCATTATATCATCTGGTAAGAGGGCTTTTGTCGGCCGCCGCTTTATTATGTTGTTTTTGCGCCGCCTCAATCATGGTTTTTTTATATTCAGGGGTATTAGTCAATATAACCTACCCGGCTTTTGCCATGATATTTACATATACCGGAATAATGATTTACAATGAATTCAGGATTATGGTTGAAAAAAGGCGGTTTTTTGACATGGCGATAACGGACGCCCTGACGGGCTTGTATCAGAAATCGCATTTTAACACATTGATGAAATCGGTATTTTCCGACAGGCGCTCGCGTAAAAATAAAACAGGCGCGATGTCTTTGATAGTAGCCGACATAGACCATTTCAAGCAGATAAACGACACATACGGCCACCTGTTCGGAGATATGGTTTTAAGGGGTGTCGCAAGGACGATAAAATCCGTCTGCAGGCCGCTTGACATATGCGCTCGCTATGGAGGGGAAGAATTTATAATTATGCTTCCGCAGACAACGGCCAAAGAAGCGATGGGGTTTGCCGAACGCATCAGGAAGGCCGTTGAAAACAAAATATTCAGATACATGAAACGCTCCTGCAAGGTAACTATAAGCCTCGGAGTCGCTGAATTGGACCGCGAAAAAAATCAACAATTACTCGTGCAAAAGGCTGATACCGCCCTATACCAGGCCAAGGCCCGGGGCAGGAATACTGTTTGCAAGGGGTGA
- a CDS encoding FecR domain-containing protein, with protein sequence MLKPVYILCLCFLLIIITSAGSAWDEPAFVLYNGVITGISGEADIKKSGQRSWVKAENGYILSQADVIKIGDGSFVDMQFSRKGKASFKIRLRDNSNLTFTSLMAGNADTCENIMLDLAIGDILIRVDKLPEQSKFRVRTPTSMVGVKGTRFEVKHGKPGE encoded by the coding sequence ATGCTTAAGCCTGTTTATATATTGTGCCTGTGCTTTTTATTAATTATCATTACCTCTGCCGGAAGCGCATGGGATGAGCCCGCTTTTGTTTTGTATAACGGAGTGATAACCGGTATATCAGGCGAGGCGGATATTAAAAAATCAGGCCAGCGATCGTGGGTGAAGGCTGAAAACGGGTATATACTGTCGCAGGCAGACGTCATAAAAATAGGGGATGGTTCATTTGTGGATATGCAGTTTAGCAGAAAAGGCAAGGCGTCTTTTAAGATTAGATTGCGGGATAATTCCAATCTTACGTTTACCAGCCTGATGGCGGGTAACGCAGATACATGCGAAAATATAATGCTTGACCTGGCAATTGGTGATATACTAATCAGAGTTGATAAATTACCGGAACAGTCAAAATTCAGGGTAAGGACCCCGACATCAATGGTCGGCGTAAAGGGGACGCGTTTTGAGGTCAAGCATGGTAAGCCGGGAGAATAG
- a CDS encoding methyltransferase domain-containing protein has product MEKLQEIDIDGVSYGGAGVGRIDGKVCFIEGALPGEHVLFKRLADKGRFITGQVADIIKPSPERVMPVCPYYEKCGGCQYQHLAYEREVFYKGEQVKQILDRIGCCQGYVLEDIVSYPPGYNYRSSVTVHSSDDGYGFFSKDNSSIVAITLCPIACDEINDAILKLSPADRKKDITIKRDNIGNTWISQRAGHRFFKDDFLGTRLTFSPMAFSQVNRAAAIDIMNWLGGQMRKNDPLVLFDVYCGTGFFGLMLRSLFKAVIGIDNDPLAIDCAVISKKDLSADNVKFYCGNAQDKLKAVYDKFHGKRNAVLVDPPRSGISPEMVSLLNGLKDTDSLYYISCHPATLARDLKSLTASKAWRLERVACFDMFSRTKHIESAAFLVREDYL; this is encoded by the coding sequence ATGGAAAAACTGCAAGAGATTGATATTGACGGAGTTTCTTATGGCGGTGCCGGTGTCGGCAGGATAGACGGCAAGGTCTGCTTCATAGAGGGCGCGCTCCCGGGCGAACATGTTTTATTTAAAAGGCTTGCTGACAAAGGGCGTTTTATCACAGGACAGGTCGCCGACATAATCAAACCTTCACCCGAACGCGTAATGCCTGTTTGCCCGTATTATGAAAAATGCGGAGGCTGTCAATACCAGCACCTGGCCTATGAAAGAGAAGTTTTTTATAAGGGTGAGCAGGTAAAACAGATATTAGACAGGATAGGGTGCTGTCAAGGTTATGTTTTGGAGGATATTGTTTCCTATCCGCCGGGATATAATTACCGAAGCTCTGTAACAGTCCACAGCTCGGATGACGGGTACGGGTTTTTTTCCAAAGATAACAGCAGTATAGTGGCTATCACCCTGTGTCCTATCGCATGCGATGAGATTAACGACGCCATTTTGAAACTATCCCCCGCGGACCGTAAAAAAGACATCACGATAAAGCGTGATAATATCGGCAATACTTGGATAAGCCAAAGAGCGGGCCATAGATTTTTTAAAGATGATTTTCTCGGCACGCGGCTTACATTTTCTCCAATGGCATTTTCACAGGTAAACCGCGCGGCGGCAATAGATATAATGAACTGGCTTGGCGGACAGATGCGCAAAAATGACCCGTTGGTTTTATTTGATGTTTATTGCGGAACCGGCTTTTTCGGCCTGATGTTAAGGAGTTTGTTTAAAGCCGTTATTGGTATTGATAATGATCCTCTCGCGATAGACTGTGCTGTTATATCCAAAAAAGATTTATCGGCTGATAATGTCAAGTTCTACTGCGGCAATGCCCAAGATAAGCTAAAGGCAGTTTACGATAAATTCCACGGTAAGAGGAATGCCGTTCTTGTTGACCCTCCGCGTTCGGGCATTAGCCCGGAAATGGTTTCTTTATTAAACGGGTTAAAAGACACGGATTCATTGTATTATATATCTTGCCACCCGGCAACATTGGCCCGCGATTTAAAATCCTTAACAGCCTCAAAAGCCTGGAGATTGGAGCGTGTTGCCTGTTTTGATATGTTTTCCCGGACAAAACACATAGAATCAGCGGCCTTTCTTGTAAGAGAAGATTATTTGTAA